Proteins encoded in a region of the Chelonoidis abingdonii isolate Lonesome George chromosome 2, CheloAbing_2.0, whole genome shotgun sequence genome:
- the CTNNB1 gene encoding catenin beta-1 isoform X1, giving the protein MATQADLMELDMAMEPDRKAAVSHWQQQSYLDSGIHSGATTTAPSLSGKGNPEEDDVDTTQVLYEWEQGFSQSFTQEQVADIDGQYAMTRAQRVRAAMFPETLDEGMQIPSTQFDAAHPTNVQRLAEPSQMLKHAVVNLINYQDDAELATRAIPELTKLLNDEDQVVVNKAAVMVHQLSKKEASRHAIMRSPQMVSAIVRTMQNTNDVETARCTAGTLHNLSHHREGLLAIFKSGGIPALVKMLGSPVDSVLFYAITTLHNLLLHQEGAKMAVRLAGGLQKMVALLNKTNVKFLAITTDCLQILAYGNQESKLIILASGGPQALVNIMRTYTYEKLLWTTSRVLKVLSVCSSNKPAIVEAGGMQALGLHLTDPSQRLVQNCLWTLRNLSDAATKQEGMEGLLGTLVQLLGSDDINVVTCAAGILSNLTCNNYKNKMMVCQVGGIEALVRTVLRAGDREDITEPAICALRHLTSRHQEAEMAQNAVRLHYGLPVVVKLLHPPSHWPLIKATVGLIRNLALCPANHAPLREQGAIPRLVQLLVRAHQDTQRRTSMGGTQQQFVEGVRMEEIVEGCTGALHILARDVHNRIVIRGLNTIPLFVQLLYSPIENIQRVAAGVLCELAQDKEAAEAIEAEGATAPLTELLHSRNEGVATYAAAVLFRMSEDKPQDYKKRLSVELTSSLFRTEPMAWNETADLGLDIGAQGEPLGYRPDDPSYRSFHSGGYGQDALGMDPMMEHEMGGHHPGADYPVDGLPDLGHAQDLMDGLPPGDSNQLAWFDTDL; this is encoded by the exons ATGGCAACCCAAG CTGACTTGATGGAATTGGATATGGCAATGGAGCCAGATAGAAAAGCAGCAGTCAGCCACTGGCAGCAGCAATCCTATCTTGACTCTGGTATCCACTCTGGTGCCACAACAACAGCTCCCTCTCTGAGTGGCAAGGGGAATCCTGAAGAGGATGATGTTGACACCACCCAAGTTTTGTATGAGTGGGAGCAGGGTTTCTCTCAGTCCTTTACCCAAGAACAAGTAGCTG ACATTGATGGACAATATGCAATGACTAGAGCACAGAGAGTGCGTGCAGCTATGTTCCCTGAAACACTGGATGAAGGCATGCAGATCCCTTCCACGCAGTTTGATGCTGCTCATCCAACTAATGTGCAGCGCCTGGCTGAGCCATCCCAGATGTTAAAACATGCTGTCGTTAACTTGATAAATTATCAAGATGACGCAGAACTTGCAACTCGTGCCATCCCAGAACTGACCAAATTGTTGAATGATGAGGACCAG GTGGTGGTGAACAAGGCTGCAGTTATGGTTCATCAGTTGTCCAAAAAGGAAGCCTCCCGCCATGCTATCATGCGCTCTCCTCAAATGGTATCTGCTATTGTGCGTACCATGCAAAATACAAATGATGTGGAAACAGCCCGTTGCACTGCAGGCACACTACACAACCTCTCGCATCACCGTGAAGGATTGTTGGCCATCTTCAAATCGGGAGGCATTCCTGCTCTAGTTAAAATGCTTGG TTCCCCAGTAGATTCCGTGCTGTTCTATGCTATAACTACTCTGCACAACCTCCTCTTGCATCAAGAAGGTGCCAAAATGGCTGTCCGTCTAGCTGGTGGGCTGCAGAAAATGGTTGCCTTGCTCAACAAGACAAATGTTAAATTCTTGGCCATCACAACAGATTGTCTTCAGATTTTAGCTTATGGCAATCAAGAAAGCAAG TTGATCATTCTGGCTAGTGGTGGACCCCAGGCTCTAGTAAACATAATGAGGACCTACACATATGAGAAACTACTGTGGACCACAAGTAGAGTGCTGAAGGTGCTCTCAGTCTGCTCTAGTAACAAACCTGCTATTGTTGAAGCTG gtgggatgcaggctttgggactCCACCTTACAGATCCAAGCCAACGGCTTGTTCAGAACTGTCTTTGGACTCTCAGAAATCTTTCAGATGCTGCAACTAAACAG GAGGGCATGGAAGGTCTTCTAGGAACCCTTGTTCAGCTTCTGGGGTCAGATGATATCAATGTTGTAACCTGTGCAGCTGGCATCCTTTCTAACCTCACCTGCAACAACTATAAGAACAAGATGATGGTATGCCAAGTTGGTGGTATTGAGGCTCTTGTGCGCACTGTTCTTCGGGCTGGTGACAGGGAAGACATCACAGAACCTGCTATCTGTGCACTTCGTCACCTCACTAGCAGACATCAGGAAGCTGAGATGGCACAAAATGCAGTACGTCTTCACTATGGACTTCCAGTGGTGGTTAAACTCTTACACCCACCATCTCACTGGCCCCTGATAAAG GCTACTGTTGGTCTGATCCGCAATCTTGCTCTCTGTCCAGCCAATCATGCGCCCCTGCGTGAACAAGGCGCCATTCCAAGGCTAGTTCAGTTGCTGGTTAGAGCACATCAGGACACCCAGCGTCGCACATCTATGGGTGGAACACAACAGCAGTTTGTG GAGGGTGTGCGTATGGAGGAGATAGTTGAAGGCTGTACTGGAGCCCTTCATATTCTTGCACGAGATGTTCACAATCGAATTGTAATCAGGGGTCTAAATACCATTCCACTATTTGTGCAG TTGCTGTATTCTCCCATTGAGAATATCCAGAGAGTAGCTGCAGGAGTACTCTGTGAACTGGCTCAAGATAAGGAGGCAGCTGAAGCCATTGAAGCTGAGGGAGCAACTGCTCCTCTAACAGAACTGCTTCACTCTAGAAATGAAGGTGTTG CAACATATGCAGCTGCAGTACTGTTCAGAATGTCTGAGGACAAACCACAAGATTACAAGAAACGGCTTTCAGTTGAGTTGACAAGCTCTCTCTTCAGAACTGAACCAATGGCTTGGAATGAG ACTGCAGATCTTGGACTTGATATTGGTGCCCAGGGAGAGCCTCTTGGATACCGTCCAGATG ATCCTAGCTACCGTTCTTTCCACTCTGGCGGATATGGTCAGGATGCCTTGGGTATGGACCCTATGATGGAGCATGAAATGGGTGGCCACCACCCTGGTGCTGACTACCCAGTTGATGGGCTGCCAGATCTGGGACATGCCCAGGATCTTATGGATGGGCTGCCTCCAGGTGACAGTAATCAGTTGGCCTGGTTCGATACTGACCTGTAA
- the CTNNB1 gene encoding catenin beta-1 isoform X2 encodes MATQADLMELDMAMEPDRKAAVSHWQQQSYLDSGIHSGATTTAPSLSGKGNPEEDDVDTTQVLYEWEQGFSQSFTQEQVADIDGQYAMTRAQRVRAAMFPETLDEGMQIPSTQFDAAHPTNVQRLAEPSQMLKHAVVNLINYQDDAELATRAIPELTKLLNDEDQVVVNKAAVMVHQLSKKEASRHAIMRSPQMVSAIVRTMQNTNDVETARCTAGTLHNLSHHREGLLAIFKSGGIPALVKMLGSPVDSVLFYAITTLHNLLLHQEGAKMAVRLAGGLQKMVALLNKTNVKFLAITTDCLQILAYGNQESKLIILASGGPQALVNIMRTYTYEKLLWTTSRVLKVLSVCSSNKPAIVEAGGMQALGLHLTDPSQRLVQNCLWTLRNLSDAATKQEGMEGLLGTLVQLLGSDDINVVTCAAGILSNLTCNNYKNKMMVCQVGGIEALVRTVLRAGDREDITEPAICALRHLTSRHQEAEMAQNAVRLHYGLPVVVKLLHPPSHWPLIKATVGLIRNLALCPANHAPLREQGAIPRLVQLLVRAHQDTQRRTSMGGTQQQFVEGVRMEEIVEGCTGALHILARDVHNRIVIRGLNTIPLFVQLLYSPIENIQRVAAGVLCELAQDKEAAEAIEAEGATAPLTELLHSRNEGVATYAAAVLFRMSEDKPQDYKKRLSVELTSSLFRTEPMAWNETADLGLDIGAQGEPLGYRPDAVSSE; translated from the exons ATGGCAACCCAAG CTGACTTGATGGAATTGGATATGGCAATGGAGCCAGATAGAAAAGCAGCAGTCAGCCACTGGCAGCAGCAATCCTATCTTGACTCTGGTATCCACTCTGGTGCCACAACAACAGCTCCCTCTCTGAGTGGCAAGGGGAATCCTGAAGAGGATGATGTTGACACCACCCAAGTTTTGTATGAGTGGGAGCAGGGTTTCTCTCAGTCCTTTACCCAAGAACAAGTAGCTG ACATTGATGGACAATATGCAATGACTAGAGCACAGAGAGTGCGTGCAGCTATGTTCCCTGAAACACTGGATGAAGGCATGCAGATCCCTTCCACGCAGTTTGATGCTGCTCATCCAACTAATGTGCAGCGCCTGGCTGAGCCATCCCAGATGTTAAAACATGCTGTCGTTAACTTGATAAATTATCAAGATGACGCAGAACTTGCAACTCGTGCCATCCCAGAACTGACCAAATTGTTGAATGATGAGGACCAG GTGGTGGTGAACAAGGCTGCAGTTATGGTTCATCAGTTGTCCAAAAAGGAAGCCTCCCGCCATGCTATCATGCGCTCTCCTCAAATGGTATCTGCTATTGTGCGTACCATGCAAAATACAAATGATGTGGAAACAGCCCGTTGCACTGCAGGCACACTACACAACCTCTCGCATCACCGTGAAGGATTGTTGGCCATCTTCAAATCGGGAGGCATTCCTGCTCTAGTTAAAATGCTTGG TTCCCCAGTAGATTCCGTGCTGTTCTATGCTATAACTACTCTGCACAACCTCCTCTTGCATCAAGAAGGTGCCAAAATGGCTGTCCGTCTAGCTGGTGGGCTGCAGAAAATGGTTGCCTTGCTCAACAAGACAAATGTTAAATTCTTGGCCATCACAACAGATTGTCTTCAGATTTTAGCTTATGGCAATCAAGAAAGCAAG TTGATCATTCTGGCTAGTGGTGGACCCCAGGCTCTAGTAAACATAATGAGGACCTACACATATGAGAAACTACTGTGGACCACAAGTAGAGTGCTGAAGGTGCTCTCAGTCTGCTCTAGTAACAAACCTGCTATTGTTGAAGCTG gtgggatgcaggctttgggactCCACCTTACAGATCCAAGCCAACGGCTTGTTCAGAACTGTCTTTGGACTCTCAGAAATCTTTCAGATGCTGCAACTAAACAG GAGGGCATGGAAGGTCTTCTAGGAACCCTTGTTCAGCTTCTGGGGTCAGATGATATCAATGTTGTAACCTGTGCAGCTGGCATCCTTTCTAACCTCACCTGCAACAACTATAAGAACAAGATGATGGTATGCCAAGTTGGTGGTATTGAGGCTCTTGTGCGCACTGTTCTTCGGGCTGGTGACAGGGAAGACATCACAGAACCTGCTATCTGTGCACTTCGTCACCTCACTAGCAGACATCAGGAAGCTGAGATGGCACAAAATGCAGTACGTCTTCACTATGGACTTCCAGTGGTGGTTAAACTCTTACACCCACCATCTCACTGGCCCCTGATAAAG GCTACTGTTGGTCTGATCCGCAATCTTGCTCTCTGTCCAGCCAATCATGCGCCCCTGCGTGAACAAGGCGCCATTCCAAGGCTAGTTCAGTTGCTGGTTAGAGCACATCAGGACACCCAGCGTCGCACATCTATGGGTGGAACACAACAGCAGTTTGTG GAGGGTGTGCGTATGGAGGAGATAGTTGAAGGCTGTACTGGAGCCCTTCATATTCTTGCACGAGATGTTCACAATCGAATTGTAATCAGGGGTCTAAATACCATTCCACTATTTGTGCAG TTGCTGTATTCTCCCATTGAGAATATCCAGAGAGTAGCTGCAGGAGTACTCTGTGAACTGGCTCAAGATAAGGAGGCAGCTGAAGCCATTGAAGCTGAGGGAGCAACTGCTCCTCTAACAGAACTGCTTCACTCTAGAAATGAAGGTGTTG CAACATATGCAGCTGCAGTACTGTTCAGAATGTCTGAGGACAAACCACAAGATTACAAGAAACGGCTTTCAGTTGAGTTGACAAGCTCTCTCTTCAGAACTGAACCAATGGCTTGGAATGAG ACTGCAGATCTTGGACTTGATATTGGTGCCCAGGGAGAGCCTCTTGGATACCGTCCAGATG CTGTTTCGTCTGAATGA